A stretch of the Phaeodactylum tricornutum CCAP 1055/1 chromosome 15, whole genome shotgun sequence genome encodes the following:
- a CDS encoding predicted protein, whose product MVPLGSFRWCSLLWTYGSVHAWSPPVTAAVDHVSRREWLGFLVSTVAVDTPIDDTGLAKDASIPPTTLVSSQELPIMLRDYTKLVPLGPPEAKLRNEYSPDVADRLTNMDKGPIDALAQKLTNDLANGATGRGSYIVTGDLNPRIFRDDCVFQDPTNRVASLRQYRQALTILFDPERSVVEVLEPVRRIVSDTDDGSIRLRGRFRQRGYLQFLPWQPYVTAYESTITYRIDPDTGRIAEQSQTWTKSANRALRESFTPSWNGSPPASSQLPTSDEPEPVRALFRRVNGRRPYEYSDEERVEIADLVRKIVAENASERQRYQWSEDALVGRWILVYLEPGPEGSGVDRRVPFPEFPWNDSYQIFARNTVTNVGEIWGPSLYATVSGSLSEQDVGSRTMPKRFTTSIHGGQICWKEVRPCVPLPIQGEGVFQLEYIGPRLRILQNLNGGGARGVQIRLP is encoded by the exons ATGGTGCCATTGGGGTCGTTTCGATGGTGCT CGCTTCTATGGACGTACGGAAGTGTGCACGCGTGGTCACCGCCCGTCACGGCCGCTGTGGATCACGTGTCGCGGCGTGAGTGGTTGGGGTTCCTCGTGAGCACCGTGGCCGTCGATACACCGATAGACGACACCGGTCTAGCAAAGGATGCATCCATCCCACCAACTACGTTGGTTTCTTCTCAGGAATTACCAATCATGCTCCGTGATTATACCAAACTCGTCCCACTTGGTCCACCAGAAGCCAAGCTCCGGAACGAATACAGCCCTGATGTCGCCGACCGTCTCACAAACATGGACAAGGGGCCCATCGACGCACTCGCGCAAAAACTCACGAACGATTTAGCAAACGGCGCGACGGGTCGGGGTAGTTACATTGTCACGGGCGATTTAAATCCACGCATCTTTCGAGACGACTGTGTCTTTCAGGATCCCACCAACCGCGTCGCGTCGCTCCGGCAGTATCGTCAGGCCTTGACTATATTGTTCGATCCGGAACGGTCCGTGGTGGAAGTACTGGAACCGGTCCGTCGGATCGTGAGTGACACGGATGACGGCAGTATACGACTGCGAGGACGCTTTCGCCAACGTGGTTATCTCCAGTTCCTGCCGTGGCAGCCGTACGTCACGGCCTACGAATCCACCATCACCTACCGGATTGATCCAGACACGGGTCGGATTGCCGAACAATCCCAAACTTGGACGAAATCTGCCAATCGGGCCTTGCGGGAATCGTTCACTCCCTCATGGAATGGGTCGCCGCCAGCATCGTCACAATTGCCCACATCGGACGAACCTGAACCGGTTCGAGCATTGTTCCGTAGGGTCAACGGCCGTCGACCATACGAGTACAGTGACGAAGAACGTGTCGAAATAGCGGATCTGGTGCGGAAAATCGTAGCGGAAAACGCATCGGAGCGACAAAGGTACCAGTGGTCCGAGGATGCACTAGTGGGACGCTGGATTTTGGTCTATCTTGAACCCGGTCCGGAAGGCAGCGGCGTCGATCGGCGCGTTCCGTTTCCCGAATTCCCTTGGAACGACAGTTACCAAATCTTTGCGCGAAACACGGTAACCAACGTGGGCGAAATATGGGGTCCGTCTTTGTACGCGACCGTGTCTGGAAGCTTGAGCGAGCAAGACGTGGGCAGTCGAACCATGCCAAAACGCTTTACTACAAGCATTCACGGCGGTCAGATATGTTGGAAAGAGGTCAGACCATGTGTGCCCCTTCCCATTCAAGGGGAAGGCGTCTTCCAATTGGAGTATATAGGACCGCGACTGCGAATCTTGCAAAACTTGAACGGTGGTGGAGCGCGTGGGGTTCAAATTCGTTTGCCGTAA
- a CDS encoding predicted protein, whose product MLRMVKIQNRSSLVRTRTRSYGSWLTAAAAFSATTGSATVNAFVVGTNGSQRPLQTGRIVPTTPVPVLPKKSWQQPTSLRLYGSQRDSSRVDDILNKVKKTAKSAGSKVKDVADRSRVDGILNKVKSKAKSAGSTVKDVANRSGVDDILNKVKRKAKSAGSKVKDVAKSVLPSSWFQSAKEKEAAMENKRIEKQVRGSLKEIFKDAPLPIRMLGGIVGPIMSSVMSKLSKTIADQQEVVEALLDEARSYITGNEEVENVLGQPVTVGSAFSQSSSSTSINGQTSSHVELGFPVSGPRGSVMGRLIAINGKIQKLEIQAAGQVIQVALRRPSQFFSGGTKRSSDSGKIIEAEIIEKEIKP is encoded by the coding sequence ATGCTAAGAATGGTCAAGATACAGAATCGTAGTTCTCTCGTTCGAACCCGAACACGAAGCTACGGGAGTTGGTTGACGGCAGCGGCCGCGTTTTCGGCTACGACGGGCAGTGCGACTGTAAACGCCTTTGTTGTGGGTACAAATGGTTCGCAAAGACCCTTACAGACGGGTCGCATCGTCCCCACCACCCCTGTGCCTGTCCTACCAAAAAAAAGTTGGCAGCAGCCTACGTCTTTGCGACTTTACGGTAGTCAACGGGATAGCAGTAGGGTAGACGATATCTTAAATAAAGTCAAAAAGACGGCGAAATCAGCCGGTTCGAAAGTCAAAGATGTGGCAGATCGTAGCAGGGTAGACGGAATTTTGAACAAAGTCAAAAGCAAGGCGAAATCAGCCGGCTCGACAGTCAAAGATGTGGCAAATCGTAGCGGGGTAGACGATATCTTAAATAAAGTCAAACGTAAGGCGAAATCAGCCGGCTCGAAAGTCAAAGATGTGGCAAAGTCTGTGTTGCCCTCATCGTGGTTTCAATCCGCCAAGGAGAAAGAGGCGGCGATGGAGAACAAACGCATCGAGAAGCAAGTCAGGGGAAGTTTAAAAGAAATTTTCAAAGATGCTCCTCTTCCCATTCGTATGCTGGGAGGTATCGTGGGACCAATCATGTCGAGTGTCATGTCAAAGTTGTCGAAAACGATAGCGGATCAGCAGGAAGTCGTGGAAGCCTTGCTCGATGAAGCTCGATCATATATTACTGGCAACGAGGAAGTTGAGAATGTTCTGGGACAGCCAGTTACCGTGGGAAGCGCTTTTTCACAAAGCTCGAGCTCGACGTCTATTAACGGACAAACCAGTTCCCATGTAGAGCTGGGCTTTCCCGTAAGCGGACCGCGCGGATCAGTAATGGGCCGTTTGATTGCGATAAACGGCAAGATACAAAAATTGGAAATTCAAGCGGCAGGTCAGGTTATTCAGGTCGCTTTAAGACGCCCATCACAATTCTTCTCCGGCGGTACGAAGCGCAGCTCAGACAGCGGCAAAATTATCGAGGCCGAGATTATCGAAAAAGAGATTAAACCGTAG
- a CDS encoding predicted protein yields the protein MSRSDLTVTDLQAVKLSRLLEVQNTTSLSVSPPSFPNKQLSQAMIRRRGQSVVFEDVGGIVHKTAQEKAVASASKRGSDGGGKIVDDVQGVPFENSTASSSQLNLFSRNKALVFLILIVLVGVFASSLFLVLGVRSAKEEVEDNFVRQASDVVQQTERVWEDYQTLAMWMHQACYERQITRPKFREIQTYMNATGLEFQAVCCAHNISSPTERAAAEAEASAYYSENHPDMVYEGITGLEPDPETGLFSPRYRSQQPFYFPVRFIEPLEGNEAAVDFDLYSAEGRARTIDAAISTGKSALTPRLRLVQESDPSAYGVILMHPGIPVSPEFKWPFDLATVVIRIPSLLSRAIRFESQSIAVYLFDSTAKNSDPEFMGGAAVNMVENKPSVSFLAETSLADQRKRGRTYEDTIEMVSNQWTMIVIPLDGIKVKSETEAEKAALLVDNAKQSAKAERELNDFIAHEVRNPLSAAMSALSFVSMEVDTDPPLASEEARQSVQEDLDIIKGSLHFINDLLRSMLDMHRAASNQLVIAMSPTDIKKDVFEPVAAMIYNRRENFEVLIDCADNFTILADRLRLTQVILNLARNSAKFVTTGYVRLRAGAVGEDRIVISVEDSGPGIPSEKRGILFSKFQESLDSLNQGTGIGLCLCKHLTELMKGDLALDETFDSGIPHCPGTRFEVNLRTSIVDLDSNSLDLYEKTSREGSRLLTNSLRTATTSTKSQSMSNFVPHNEAVATSIHQLPQTISVLFVDDNLVLRKLFSRAIKRVEPGWIVQDAASGEAALTMVESDTFDLIFVDQYMASMEKQLLGTETVAALRSKGVKSRICGLSANDVEVQFVTAGADFFLLKPISSDKDILTADLHHILYGARQWKGEAGSSNGDINSHAGKRSNWKATKNLIFFSDVNSKTEFYGFFARVLIRCISLENNNESLTEAERNLSSPGKAPLYKFVMTGGPCGGKTTALARVFNFLRERGFEVITCPEAYTLLMSNGMSVDFFSTPGMGRIIQSTVLDVQLNLEDNVARVLKARGKPGIILCDRGSMDGTVYVTKEEFQKVMQERDTDVVQLRDNRYDAIFHLVTAADGAEHAYTLDNNKVRTENVEEAIEVDRRTQKAWVGHPHLYVLDNATDFEGKMNRLIDVISNLVGLPSNLKRRSAKFLLKSMPDTYSFPPDIDHQTFEVEKVYVQQTGQKYDYAFVRRRSNVDADNNLLGSVYQLTTVQRFEEEVIEQKRIISQQRHVVRQKRISFIYKQQSFVIHIYEEPVSDICILHAQVEASKEKVDLPPFIDVNRILLNSKPDEEKYGAFSLSLINGCGM from the exons ATGTCGCGGAGTGACCTGACCGTAACTGACCTCCAAGCAGTAAAATTGAGTCGATTATTGGAGGTCCAAAACACAACCTCGCTGTCTGTTTCGCCACCATCATTCCCAAACAAGCAACTCAGCCAAGC TATGATACGCCGAAGAGGTCAATCAGTCGTGTTCGAAGACGTGGGCGGTATTGTCCACAAAACGGCGCAAGAAAAGGCGGTAGCGTCCGCATCAAAGCGAGGCTCAGATGGGGGAGGGAAGATAGTTGACGATGTTCAGGGTGTTCCTTTTGAAAACTCGACAGCATCATCATCGCAACTCAATTTATTTTCACGAAACAAAGCGCTTGTCTTTCTTATCCTAATTGTACTCGTTGGTGTTTTTGCCAGCAGTCTCTTTCTGGTTCTTGGTGTTCGATCcgccaaagaagaagtggaagaCAACTTTGTTCGGCAAGCGTCTGATGTGGTTCAACAAACCGAACGAGTTTGGGAGGATTACCAAACACTCGCCATGTGGATGCATCAGGCATGCTACGAACGGCAAATCACACGTCCCAAGTTTCGTGAAATCCAAACGTATATGAACGCTACAGGTTTGGAATTTCAGGCTGTGTGTTGCGCACACAACATCAGCTCACCGACGGAGAGGGCTGCGGCCGAAGCGGAGGCCAGCGCTTATTATTCGGAGAACCACCCTGACATGGTTTACGAGGGTATTACGGGTCTGGAACCGGATCCAGAAACGGGGCTTTTTTCACCACGCTACCGCTCGCAACAACCATTTTATTTTCCTGTTCGATTCATCGAACCGCTGGAAGGGAATGAGGCTGCTGTGGACTTTGATCTCTACTCCGCTGAGGGTCGAGCGAGAACGATTGATGCCGCAATATCCACCGGAAAATCGGCTCTGACGCCACGACTTCGTCTCGTGCAAGAGTCCGATCCGAGTGCCTACGGTGTCATACTCATGCATCCCGGCATTCCAGTCTCCCCGGAATTCAAATGGCCTTTTGATCTGGCGACAGTGGTGATTCGCATTCCGTCTCTTTTGAGCCGAGCAATTCGGTTTGAGTCGCAGAGCATCGCCGTCTACCTGTTCGACTCAACCGCAAAAAACTCCGATCCCGAGTTTATGGGAGGGGCTGCAGTAAATATGGTCGAAAATAAACCGTCAGTGTCTTTTCTCGCGGAAACATCACTAGCGGATCAACGGAAACGGGGCCGTACCTATGAAGACACGATTGAGATGGTTTCCAATCAGTGGACAATGATCGTCATTCCCCTGGATGGAAT TAAGGTCAAGTCAGAGACTGAAGCTGAAAAGGCTGCTCTTCTGGTTGATAACGCCAAACAGTCTGCCAAAGCCGAGCGAGAACTTAACGACTTTATCGCGCACGAAGTCAGAAATCCTTTGTCAGCCGCCATGTCAGCCCTGAGCTTTGTTTCGATGGAAGTGGATACCGATCCTCCTTTAGCTTCTGAGGAAGCTCGACAATCGGTGCAAGAAGACCTCGATATCATTAAAGGAAGTCTGCACTTCATCAACGACTTACTCAGAAGTATGCTAGATATGCATCGTGCGGCTAGTAACCAATTAGTGATAGCGATGTCTCCAACCGATATCAAGAAAGATGTCTTTGAACCTGTGGCTGCAATGATTTACAATCGTAGAGAAAACTTTGAGGTTCTCATCGATTGTGCGGACAATTTTACGATTTTGGCGGATCGTTTGAGATTAACTCAAGTCATTCTGAATTTGGCAAGAAACTCGGCAAAATTTGTCACTACGGGGTACGTTCGGCTACGAGCAGGAGCTGTTGGCGAAGATAGAATTGTGATTTCAGTGGAAGATTCCGGTCCAGGTATTCCAAGTGAGAAGCGAGGCATCCTATTTTCCAAGTTTCAGGAGAGTCTCGATTCCTTAAATCAGGGTACTGGTATAGGTCTTTGTCTGTGCAAACACTTGACTGAACTTATGAAGGGAGACTTGGCATTGGACGAGACCTTTGATAGCGGTATTCCACACTGTCCTGGAACACGCTTTGAGGTGAACCTTCGTACGTCGATTGTAGATCTTGATTCTAATTCACTTGACTTATACGAGAAAACGTCAAGGGAGGGAAGCCGCTTGCTTACCAACAGTTTGCGAACAGCCACTACGTCAACGAAATCACAGTCGATGTCAAATTTCGTTCCTCACAATGAAGCAGTCGCGACCTCCATTCACCAGCTTCCTCAGACCATATCTGTTCTATTTGTCGACGATAATCTTGTCCTTCGAAAGTTATTTTCGAGAGCCATTAAAAGAGTAGAACCTGGTTGGATTGTACAGGACGCCGCAAGCGGAGAAGCAGCACTGACTATGGTAGAAAGCGACACTTTTGATCTTATTTTTGTTGATCAATATATGGCAAGCATGGAGAAGCAGCTTTTGGGAACGGAGACAGTCGCAGCATTACGCAGTAAAGGAGTAAAATCAAGAATATGTGGCCTTTCGGCTAACGACGTTGAGGTACAGTTTGTCACCGCAGGGGCAGACTTTTTCCTGCTCAAGCCCATATCGTCGGACAAAGATATTTTGACTGCTGACTTACATCATATCCTATACGGGGCAAGGCAGTGGAAAGGCGAGGCAGGCTCTTCAAATGGAGACA tcaatagtCACGCTGGAAAACGGTCAAATTGGAAAGCTACGAAAAActtgattttcttttctgacgttaacagtaaaacagAGTTTTATGGATTTTTCGCTCGCGTTCTGATTCGATGTATTTCGCTTGAAA ATAACAATGAGAGCTTGACGGAAGCCGAACGAAACCTTTCTTCACCAGGTAAAGCCCCTCTGTACAAGTTTGTCATGACGGGAGGTCCTTGCGGAGGTAAAACAACGGCTCTTGCTCGAGTTTTCAACTTTTTGCGCGAACGAGGATTCGAAGTGATTACCTGTCCCGAAGCCTACACATTGTTGATGTCTAACGGGATGTCGGTAGATTTCTTCTCGACACCCGGAATGGGACGGATCATCCAAAGTACTGTGCTGGATGTGCAACTTAATCTAGAAGACAATGTAGCTCGAGTTTTGAAAGCGCGTGGGAAACCTGGCATCATCCTATGCGACCGAGGATCGATGGATGGTACGGTGTACGTGACTAAGGAAGAGTTCCAAAAGGTTATGCAGGAACGCGACACGGATGTTGTGCAGTTGCGCGATAATCGCTACGACGCTATTTTCCATCTCGTTACGGCAGCAGACGGCGCGGAACACGCCTACACGTTGGACAATAACAAAGTGCGCACCGAAAATGTGGAAGAAGCGATCGAAGTGGATCGCAGGACTCAGAAGGCATGGGTAGGACATCCTCATCTGTACGTGCTTGACAACGCGACTGACTTTGAAGGCAAAATGAACCGCTTGATTGATGTGATTAGTAATCTGGTCGGTCTACCATCTAATCTCAAGCGACGATCGGCCAAGTTCTTACTAAAATCCATGCCAGACACCTATTCATTCCCGCCCGATATTGATCATCAAACCTTCGAAGTGGAAAAGGTTTACGTACAACAAACTGGCCAAAAGTACGATTATGCCTTTGTTCGTCGCCGCAGCAACGTAGACGCGGACAATAACTTGTTGGGTAGTGTCTATCAGCTCACGACGGTTCAACGtttcgaagaagaagttATCGAACAGAAGCGTATAATCAGTCAAC AACGACACGTGGTTCGTCAAAAGCGAATTAGTTTCATTTACAAGCAACAGAGCTTTGTGATACACATTTACGAAGAGCCAGTCTCGGACATATGTATTCTGCACGCGCAAGTCGAAGCGTCCAAGGAAAAGGTGGACTTACCACCATTCATTGACGTAAACAGAATACTGCTCAATAGCAAACCGGATGAGGAGAAATACGGGGCATTCAGCCTGTCGCTTATAAACGGTTGTGGCATGTAG
- the hCDK7 gene encoding predicted protein yields the protein VGDRYDLLRMLGRGSYGEVAQAIDLYAGRADAFVAIKRILSPFDQEVDAVRLYREIHILRRMRGHDCIIQLLDVVQPPTDDLDDFHDLYLVFEYVDTDLYKLIMSPQYLTTEHIQTFLYQMLTGLKFIHSFSVIHRDLKPANILLNEDCSLKICDFGLARIVDSSSMSTSKQDDDVQRLRSPGSFGLPPKVGLTRQLTKHVVTRWYRAPELILIQPYTSAVDIWSLGCILAELLSMQEGNVSGYEDRKPLFPGGKCFPLSGEGETMKADERLDQLSVIFGVIGSPPPEDISAIGKATAYIDSLGKIEGKPLEKVFPAADPLALDLLQKMLYFNPKKRCTAEEALEHALFKNVRRKELE from the exons GTCGGAGATCGGTACGATCTCTTACGGATGCTGGGCCGGGGCTCTTATGGAGAAGTTGCGCAGGCCATTGATTTGTATGCGGGACGTGCGGATGCCTTTGTGGCGATAAAACGAATCCTCTCCCCGTTTGATCAAGAAGTAGACGCTGTACGCCTGTACCGGGAGATTCACATTCTCCGGCGGATGCGGGGGCACGACTGCATTATTCAGTTGTTGGATGTCGTCCAGCCTCCCACTGACGATCTAGACGACTTTCATGATCTGTATTTGGTGTTCGAGT ATGTTGACACTGATCTTTACAAGCTCATCATGTCACCACAATATCTGACAACAGAGCACATTCAGACATTTTTGTATCAGATGCTCACCGGGTTGAAGTTTATTCACTCCTTTTCTGTGATTCATAG AGATCTGAAACCCGCCAATATTTTGCTCAACGAAGACTGTTCGTTAAAG ATTTGCGATTTTGGGCTGGCTAGAATAGTCGACTCGTCGTCCATGTCAACTTCGAAACAAGACGACGATGTACAGCGACTTAGATCTCCCGGAAGCTTTGGGCTCCCTCCAAAAGTTGGTTTGACCCGACAACTGACAAAGCACGTTGTGACCCGTTGGTACCGTGCTCCCGAACTCATTCTTATCCAGCCATATACTTCGGCAGTCGATATTTGGAGTCTTGGTTGTATCCTAGCAGAGCTCCTGAGTATGCAGGAAGGTAACGTTTCCGGATACGAGGACCGAAAGCCACTTTTTCCAGGTGGGAAATGCTTTCCTCTCTCTGGAGAAGGCGAAACCATGAAGGCGGATGAACGTTTAGACCAGCTGAGTGTTATTTTTGGGGTCATCGGAAGTCCGCCCCCGGAAGATATATCAGCGATAGGAAAGGCGACCGCCTACATTGATTCTCTCGGCAAAATAGAGGGCAAACCACTAGAGAAAGTTTTCCCGGCTGCTGATCCTCTAGCCTTGGATCTGCTGCAAAAAATGCTTTATTTCAATCCAAAGAAACGATGCACAGCCGAAGAGGCGTTAGAACATGCTCTTTTTAAAAACGTGCGGCGAAAAGAGCTGGAA
- a CDS encoding predicted protein — translation MLPSTDSSNTGNVAASTTAENATDAAVDNTVPIPRQSSMGSTASVSGRYETFTEAVPLSLSSMAHASLPLEDGVLDGIQQVLSHTLLCCVNYARIVHAPHQWSFRDLCTSAYAWEPQRRDGAVPQDLPYSLEKLSFRHQYVRSACISLGTRGLPRDPQAALELEQQHDWTTQNAWILGKVSLLYASTERLTPGELDGTDVEDMPPTILYKAVVEYRSLPATGNQQAVQAEELSMLSFGGAVDDDVKFGALAALYDETAKYVLEIYSVRGKKYKFDLMDSTLSNGTTPSLPASCAGDPFVKSLCATVTDHADGNQRDPQAQADQAEEKAKNSSLSKKFPFAITRIHLTLEGKPRAGNELTNLPSFDFLTEAIKANFLMLNPDPPAMVTCMPSGHTLLLDPDMAGRIFVNGRYVTTWGLDSRIGSSGTALFGMDLHSIPFWHGKIVDYEVMKTACAQMWHEVLVDARLAPLNIASRLLNRLLYGRDPHMGSNKNSDDDDDSYDDDDTNDGTLQDTATDCLESQVLSSPHYDKVGIAPKALATRFHAEFGELAYPCQAHEMEWVKAALPGVVPVLAPLRLLKILRRGGIMDVQQTADNLWFAECRPAKEGAETQLIQSALTLLRAAECDDVKFENVAFVSSRVANDVVMKNAVCRYNEMRHQFSVHESFVNLAVADYGGPVVGDEVSDAKVRAYLLGMYVAKEHPDGELLPRYLLRHNPYIERA, via the coding sequence ATGCTTCCCAGCACCGATAGTAGCAACACCGGGAATGTCGCTGCCAGCACAACTGCCGAGAACGCCACTGACGCTGCCGTGGATAATACCGTGCCCATTCCTCGCCAGTCTTCCATGGGCAGCACGGCGTCCGTTTCGGGGCGCTACGAAACCTTCACGGAAGCCGTTCCGCTCTCACTGAGTTCCATGGCACACGCATCGTTGCCTCTCGAAGACGGCGTCTTGGACGGAATCCAGCAAGTTTTGTCGCACACGCTGCTGTGCTGCGTCAACTACGCCCGTATCGTCCACGCCCCGCACCAGTGGAGTTTTCGCGATCTCTGCACTTCGGCGTACGCCTGGGAACCGCAACGGCGGGACGGGGCCGTTCCGCAGGATTTGCCCTACTCGCTGGAAAAACTCTCCTTCCGACACCAGTACGTGCGCAGCGCGTGTATTTCGTTGGGGACCCGGGGCCTGCCGAGGGATCCCCAAGCGGCACTGGAACTCGAACAGCAACACGACTGGACGACACAGAATGCTTGGATACTAGGGAAAGTTAGTCTTCTGTACGCATCCACCGAACGACTTACTCCCGGGGAATTGGATGGGACGGATGTGGAAGACATGCCACCCACCATCCTCTACAAGGCGGTGGTGGAATACCGGAGTTTGCCCGCCACCGGCAATCAACAAGCCGTGCAGGCGGAAGAATTGTCCATGCTCAGTTTCGGGGGTgccgtggacgacgacgtcaaGTTCGGCGCACTCGCCGCCCTCTACGACGAAACGGCCAAGTACGTTCTCGAGATTTATTCCGTCCGCGGCAAAAAGTACAAATTCGATCTCATGGATTCTACCCTGTCCAACGGGACGACCCCGAGCTTGCCGGCCTCCTGCGCCGGCGATCCGTTCGTGAAATCCTTGTGTGCCACTGTTACGGACCACGCGGACGGCAATCAACGAGATCCACAAGCGCAGGCCGACCAAGCCGAAGAGAAAGCAAAGAACTCGTCTTTGAGTAAGAAATTTCCATTCGCTATTACCCGCATCCATTTGACGTTGGAAGGGAAACCGCGGGCAGGCAACGAATTGACGAATCTGCCGAGTTTTGATTTCCTGACCGAGGCGATTAAAGCCAATTTTCTCATGCTCAATCCAGACCCGCCTGCCATGGTGACATGTATGCCATCCGGACATACGCTACTGTTGGATCCTGACATGGCCGGACGGATTTTTGTCAATGGCCGCTACGTGACGACGTGGGGTTTGGACAGTCGGATTGGTTCCAGCGGAACTGCCCTGTTCGGAATGGACCTGCACTCCATCCCCTTTTGGCACGGGAAAATTGTCGATTACGAAGTCATGAAGACTGCGTGTGCCCAAATGTGGCACGAAGTTCTTGTTGACGCTCGTTTGGCACCGCTGAACATTGCCTCGCGTCTTTTGAATCGACTCCTATATGGACGAGATCCGCACATGGGAAGCAACAAGAAcagtgatgatgatgacgatagctacgacgacgatgacactAACGATGGCACGTTGCAAGATACGGCGACCGACTGTTTGGAATCCCAAGTCCTATCGTCGCCGCACTACGACAAGGTAGGAATTGCCCCCAAGGCACTGGCCACAAGATTTCATGCAGAATTTGGGGAATTGGCCTATCCTTGTCAGGCCCACGAAATGGAATGGGTCAAGGCGGCTTTGCCGGGTGTCGTACCGGTCCTAGCGCCACTCCGTTTGCTCAAGATATTGCGGCGAGGAGGCATCATGGATGTACAACAAACTGCCGACAACTTGTGGTTTGCCGAATGCCGACCGGCCAAAGAAGGGGCAGAGACGCAATTGATCCAGTCAGCTTTGACCTTACTGAGAGCGGCAGAATGCGACGATGTCAAGTTCGAAAACGTAGCCTTTGTCTCGAGCAGAGTGGCGAACGACGTGGTCATGAAAAACGCCGTGTGTCGATACAACGAAATGCGTCATCAATTTTCGGTTCATGAATCCTTTGTGAACTTGGCCGTTGCCGATTACGGCGGGCCTGTAGTTGGTGATGAGGTATCGGACGCCAAAGTACGAGCCTATTTGTTGGGTATGTACGTGGCAAAGGAGCATCCGGACGGTGAGCTACTGCCTCGGTACTTGTTAAGACACAATCCATATATTGAACGAGCTTAG
- a CDS encoding predicted protein gives MEGYLPGPECASGDSQLPQGTGFRLLWYFTIITKLLSAVPIALDERTDEIDKRHKGEIQPEPGSLLRRKHRFATNAKGTRLPPGTQTPNVPLLFFFFVRKTARNNASFLVESHDWTKLARVEHRHRGSLPTATTTDTSGLVRSSDCRNGSGCRGGNDLGGRATGTRLGVGIYVHDTTRRSQNLVDRTGNFSIVELTCSAARSLSPVMLAHAKYYRTIPIAKRRYYGRVQQAVHEFLAMGGDVVKGDFTAFPVQNFFDVEGTVIVPAKRKDIRGQCTKKDQDCKGKEIRDSRYNDMKASMYLLGNAFRTDQQKPPDRLPTVKAARAFFKEIDAMEKLVAKKKPKAGDPVVVGHYAAALEILDTYLDLVELPPTSSGHYDKDFDTLVGESARIT, from the exons ATGGAAGGCTATTTGCCGGGGCCGGAATGTGCTTCGGGCGATTCCCAGCTCCCCCAG GGGACTGGATTTCGTCTATTATGGTACTTTACAATTATAACCAAACTCCTTAG TGCAGTCCCCATTGCTTTGGATGAGAGGACAGACGAGATTGACAAACGTCACAAGGGGGAAATTCAACCCGAGCCAGGATCCCTTCTTCGCCGGAAACATCGGTTCGCGACCAACGCCAAAGGGACACGTCTCCCTCCCGGCACG CAAACCCCAAACGTACCTTTgctctttttttttttcgtaCGAAAGACAGCACGCAACAATGCTTCGTTCCTGGTCGAGAGTCACGATTGGACTAAGCTTGCTCGTGTCGAGCACCGACATCGTGGGAGCCTACCAACCGCAACCACCACCGACACGTCGGGCCTTGTTCGATCAAGCGATTGCCGCAACGGCAGCGGCTGTCGTGGCGGGAACGACTTGGGCGGGAGGGCCACCGGCACCCGCCTGGGCGTCGG TATATACGTGCATGACACGACACGACGGTCCCAGAATTTGGTCGACAGAACTGGAAACTTCTCGATCGTGGAACTCACGTGCTCGGCCGCTCGCTCACTCTCCCCCGTCATGCTTGCGCATGCCAAATACTACAGGACCATTCCGATTGCGAAACGACGTTATTATGGACGCGTCCAGCAAGCAGTGCACGAATTCTTGGCCATGGGAGGCGATGTCGTCAAGGGTGACTTTACCGCGTTTCCCGTCCAAAACTTTTTCGACGTGGAAGGAACCGTGATTGTCCCCGCCAAACGCAAAGACATTCGCGGACAGTGTACCAAAAAAGACCAGGATTGTAAAGGCAAAGAAATTCGGGACAGTCGCTACAACGACATGAAGGCTAGTATGTACCTGCTAGGCAACGCTTTCCGGACGGATCAGCAAAAACCTCCCGATCGATTACC GACCGTAAAGGCCGCCCGGGCTTTTTTCAAGGAaatcgacgccatggaaaAGCTAGTTGCTAAGAAAAAACCAAAAGCCGGAGACCCCGTCGTCGTTGGACACTATGCggcggctttggaaattctAGACACATACCTTGACTTGGTCGAACTTCCTCCGACGAGTTCTGGTCACTACGATAAAGACTTTGATACGCTCGTGGGAGAATCTGCGCGCATCACCTAA